TCCACTATATTCTCCACTGGTGCTTCATCTTTTTTGTGATCGTGCACCTTTACATCGCCATCTGGAACGACTTCAAGGCCCCGGAGGCCATCATTTCCGGAGCCTTTTCCGGCTCCAAATTTATGCCGGCGGAGGTAGAAGAGGATTAGGGCGCCCAATCTGATCCTGGGGGTGGGAAACCTCCTCCTTTCGGACGAAGGGTTCGGGGTTCATGTGGTAAGGGAGCTGGAGAGGCGCTACCGGATCCCTCCGGAGGTGGAAGTGGTGGATGGAGGTTGTCTTGGTTTCTCCCTCCCGGACTATCTCCGGGGGCGCGAGCGGGTGTGGGTCATAGATGTAGTGGCCGCCGAAGCCCTGCCGGGGACCATTTTTACCTTCCGGGGAAAAGAGGTTCTCTCCTCCTTCGGGGCCCTTAAGCCCCGCACGGCCCACGAGGCCACCCTAGTGGAGGCCCTGCATTTTGCGGAATTCGCCGGGGTCCTGCCGGAAGACCTCACGGTATTTGCTGCGGTCCCGGAAAGACTTTCTCCGGGACTGGAACTCTCGGCCCCTTTGCAGAGGGCGCTGGAGGAGGTTTTAATCCTATTGAGAAGTGAGCTTGCGGCCTGCGGACTCGGCCT
This portion of the Thermosulfurimonas marina genome encodes:
- a CDS encoding hydrogenase maturation protease; the encoded protein is MGNLLLSDEGFGVHVVRELERRYRIPPEVEVVDGGCLGFSLPDYLRGRERVWVIDVVAAEALPGTIFTFRGKEVLSSFGALKPRTAHEATLVEALHFAEFAGVLPEDLTVFAAVPERLSPGLELSAPLQRALEEVLILLRSELAACGLGLEEKLCA